The Dokdonia donghaensis DSW-1 DNA window TAAAAATGTTAGTCTTATCTAAAAATAATTATAATAGGTGCAAAAATTCGTATATTTGATATTATTAATTGAGTATGTACAGCAAGTCAGAAGAAAATTATTTAAAAGCAATCTACCATCTTGAGGCGATTGCAAAGCACGGGGTGAGCACTAATGCCATTGCAGGAGAGATGGAGACCAAGCCATCTTCTGTTACAGATATGGTAAAGAAGCTTGCAGATAAAGGTCTGGTAAATTATGTGAAATATAAGGGCACCACACTTACAGAAAAAGGTAAAAAGGCGGCGCTAGGTGTCGTGCGAAAACATCGTATTTGGGAAGTTTTTCTTTTGGAAACGCTCGATTTTCAATGGGACGAGGTGCACGATATAGCAGAGCAACTGGAGCACATAAAATCACAAGAGCTTATAAACAGGCTCGATAAGTTTTTAGATTATCCAGATTACGACCCGCACGGAGATCCTATTCCAGATAAAAACGGAAATATAAAAAGTGCCGAAAAGAAACTACTCGCCGAACTTAAGAAAGGAAACCAAGGTCAGCTAGTAGGTGTGCGTGAGACAAGTCCAGACTTCCTTCAGTTTTTAGACAAGCGTAGTATAGCGATAGGGTCAAAAATTAAAGTACTAGGTAAAGAGTTTTTTGATGGATCTATGGTTATTCAGGTTCAGGGAGAGCAGTTTTTTATCTCAAAAAAAATAGCAGAAAATCTTTACATCCACATTTAATTTAAAGCAGCATTAATGAAACAGAGTTTTTATATCGCAATTGTATTTTTCGCTTTAAGCGTAATAAGTTGTAAAGAAAATATAGAGGATAATGGTAGGTTAAACGTTGTTACCACTACCTCTATGATTACAGACCTAGTAAAAAACATAGGTGGTGAGCACATCAACTTGCAGGGGCTTATGGGTGCCGGAGTAGACCCACACTTATATAAAGCAAGTGCTGGCGATGTCACAAAATTATCTCGTGCAGATGTTATTTTTTATAACGGTCTACATCTAGAAGGCAAACTGGTAGAGGTGTTTGAAAAGATGAACGCCACCCAAGTCACGCAGGTGGCACTGGGCGAAGTGTTAGATAAAAACACCCTCATAGGGTCAGACTATTTTGCGTCTAACTATGATCCTCACGTGTGGTTTAACATTAGATACTTTAAGCAGTTTGTAGCAGAGGTTACAAGTACGCTTTCGCGAAAGGACCCTCAAAACGCATCATATTATCAAGCAAATGCCAAAACCTACCTAGCAAAATTAGAAACGCTAGAAGCCGAAATAAAGGCCAAAGTAGCCACCCTCGCCCCTGAAAAAAGGATACTCGTTACCGCACACGATGCCTTTAATTATTTTGGTAAGAGTTATGGTTTTGAGGTAGTAGGCTTGCAGGGTCTATCTACAGCAACAGAGGCTGGTGTTCAAGACGTACAGCGTCTATCAAAATTTATAATAGAGAATAAGGTAAAAGCCATCTTTGTAGAAAGCTCTGTGCCTAGACGCACGATAGAGGCATTGCAAGCCGCAGTTCAGTCTAAAGGAAACGAAGTAACTATAGGCGGATCTCTATATAGCGATGCGCTGGGTAATGCTGGTACAGAAGAGGGAACCTACATAGGGATGTTTACATATAATGTGACTACAATCGTAGAAGCCTTAAAATAACAATATGTCAGAATCAAAAATAGCCATACGCGTAGATGATCTCACGGTTGCTTATAACTATAAGCCAGTGCTGTGGGATATAGATCTTGAGGTGCCTGAAGGTGTGCTTATGGCAATAGTAGGTCCTAATGGTGCGGGTAAGTCTACCCTTATAAAATCCATACTCGGCATTATTGATCCTATTGCTGGGAGTGTTTCCATTTATGGAAAACCGTACGATGAGCAGCGTAAGCTTGTAGCATATGTACCCCAAAAAGGAAGTGTAGACTGGGATTTTCCCACCACGGCGCTAGATGTCGTGATGATGGGAACGTATGGAAAGCTAGGGTGGATAAAACGACCAGGAGCCAAGCAAAAGAAAGCAGCGCTAGAAGCACTTGAAAAAGTAGGGATGCTACCTTTTAAAAGTAGACAAATAAGTCAACTGTCTGGCGGGCAGCAGCAACGTGTTTTTCTTGCCAGAGCACTTGTGCAAAATGCTGCTATTTATTTTATGGATGAACCTTTTCAAGGTGTGGATGCTACGACAGAGATTGCCATTATTAATATCTTAAAGGAACTTCGTAAAGCAGGTAAAACCGTAGTGGTTGTACATCACGATTTACAAACTGTTCCAGAATACTTTGACTGGGTAACATTCTTAAATGTAAAGAAGATTGCTACCGGTCCAGTAAAAGATATTTTTAATGATGATAATCTCACCAAAACTTATGGGATTAATTATAAAGTAGCGGTAAATCAGTAGTTGGTAGTTGTTAGAACTTAGCTTTTAGAATATGTAGATAATGAGTAAAGATGTTGTATTTAATTTCGAAAAATTAAAGGTGTATCAAAAGTCGCTTGACTTTGTTGACTTCGTCTATGAAATAATTCAGAACTTTCCAGTTGATGAGAGATTTGCTTTAAGTTCTCAATATCGCAGGGCAGCATTATCTATTTCACTCAACATTGGTGAAGGTCAAGTAAGTTCTGATGCACAGTTTAATAGATATTTAGATATTGCTCTCAATTCATTAAGTCTAAATCCCAAAGCTAAAGGCTAAGAACTAATAGCTATTAATTTATGGAACTCTCAGATTACTTCTCGCAATTATTTTCAGATTATACCCTAAGGACTATTACTTTGGGTACAGCTATACTTGGAGCAATCTGCGGGATGTTAGGGAGCTTTGCGGTATTGAGAAAACAGAGCCTTCTAGGTGATGCAATCTCACACGCGGCATTACCAGGTATTGCCATTGCTTTTTTAATCACTGGTACAAAAGATAGTAATATCTTATTGCTTGGAGCGCTCGTAAGTGGTTTGATAGGTACTTTCTGGATACGAGGTATGATTACAAAAACACACCTCAAAAGTGATACGGCATTGGGTCTTGTGTTGTCATTATTTTTTGGTTTTGGAATGCTGTTGCTCACATTTATACAGAAACAACCTAATGCAAATCAAGCAGGACTTGATAAATACCTATTTGGTCAGGCCGCAACCCTCGTAGAGAGCGACGTGATTTTAATGGCAATTGTAACTGGGGTCTGCCTGGTGATTATGTTACTCTTCTGGAAAGAGTTTAAAATTCTTCTCTTTGATGCAGATTATACAAAGACCTTAGGGTTTAACACAAGATTTATAGATGTGCTTATTACCTTTTTTATAGTCTTGGCTATTGTTTTAGGGTTGCAAACGGTAGGAGTGGTACTTATGAGTGCTATGTTACTTGCTCCAGCCGCTGCCGCAAGACAGTGGACAAACAAGCTAAGTGTAATGATAGTGCTTGCAGCTATTTTTGGTGCCTTTTCTGGTGTATTTGGCACAGCTATAAGTGCGAGTCAAAACAACCTGTCTACAGGGCCAGTTATTGTGCTGGTAGCTGGTGTGTTTGTGGTGGTTTCATTTGTGTTTTCTCCTGGGCGAGGAATTTTGTTTAAACAGCTGCGCAAGTATCAGAATAGACGAGATCTCAAATTACAAAAGACCTTGCAATTTATGTTTGATATTGCAAAAACACACGAGAATATATCACACCCACACGCAATAAAGATTCTTAATAATTTTCAAGGGTATACCCGTGCTTCTCTTAAAGAGATGGAAGAAAAAGAATGGGTGAAAGTACGAGGTCAGAAATGGGCAATGACAGAAAAAGGCTATGATGCCGCAGTAAACCTTTATAAGAATAACTAATGGATGCTCAGGTAGAAATACAACTTATTGCCGCAGTAGTCGCTATAGCGTGTGCTATACCAGGAGTTTTTCTTGTATTGCGCAAGATGGCGCTCATAAGTGACGCCATAAGTCACT harbors:
- a CDS encoding metal ABC transporter solute-binding protein, Zn/Mn family codes for the protein MKQSFYIAIVFFALSVISCKENIEDNGRLNVVTTTSMITDLVKNIGGEHINLQGLMGAGVDPHLYKASAGDVTKLSRADVIFYNGLHLEGKLVEVFEKMNATQVTQVALGEVLDKNTLIGSDYFASNYDPHVWFNIRYFKQFVAEVTSTLSRKDPQNASYYQANAKTYLAKLETLEAEIKAKVATLAPEKRILVTAHDAFNYFGKSYGFEVVGLQGLSTATEAGVQDVQRLSKFIIENKVKAIFVESSVPRRTIEALQAAVQSKGNEVTIGGSLYSDALGNAGTEEGTYIGMFTYNVTTIVEALK
- a CDS encoding metal ABC transporter ATP-binding protein, which gives rise to MSESKIAIRVDDLTVAYNYKPVLWDIDLEVPEGVLMAIVGPNGAGKSTLIKSILGIIDPIAGSVSIYGKPYDEQRKLVAYVPQKGSVDWDFPTTALDVVMMGTYGKLGWIKRPGAKQKKAALEALEKVGMLPFKSRQISQLSGGQQQRVFLARALVQNAAIYFMDEPFQGVDATTEIAIINILKELRKAGKTVVVVHHDLQTVPEYFDWVTFLNVKKIATGPVKDIFNDDNLTKTYGINYKVAVNQ
- a CDS encoding four helix bundle protein — protein: MSKDVVFNFEKLKVYQKSLDFVDFVYEIIQNFPVDERFALSSQYRRAALSISLNIGEGQVSSDAQFNRYLDIALNSLSLNPKAKG
- a CDS encoding metal-dependent transcriptional regulator; its protein translation is MYSKSEENYLKAIYHLEAIAKHGVSTNAIAGEMETKPSSVTDMVKKLADKGLVNYVKYKGTTLTEKGKKAALGVVRKHRIWEVFLLETLDFQWDEVHDIAEQLEHIKSQELINRLDKFLDYPDYDPHGDPIPDKNGNIKSAEKKLLAELKKGNQGQLVGVRETSPDFLQFLDKRSIAIGSKIKVLGKEFFDGSMVIQVQGEQFFISKKIAENLYIHI
- a CDS encoding metal ABC transporter permease, with protein sequence MELSDYFSQLFSDYTLRTITLGTAILGAICGMLGSFAVLRKQSLLGDAISHAALPGIAIAFLITGTKDSNILLLGALVSGLIGTFWIRGMITKTHLKSDTALGLVLSLFFGFGMLLLTFIQKQPNANQAGLDKYLFGQAATLVESDVILMAIVTGVCLVIMLLFWKEFKILLFDADYTKTLGFNTRFIDVLITFFIVLAIVLGLQTVGVVLMSAMLLAPAAAARQWTNKLSVMIVLAAIFGAFSGVFGTAISASQNNLSTGPVIVLVAGVFVVVSFVFSPGRGILFKQLRKYQNRRDLKLQKTLQFMFDIAKTHENISHPHAIKILNNFQGYTRASLKEMEEKEWVKVRGQKWAMTEKGYDAAVNLYKNN